The window CGGTTTTCCAAGCATCGGTCAAGCGTTTCCGCCAGGATATTCCGGTCCCGCCGGGTTTTCATGGCGGCCGAGACCTTCTTCGCGCGATCGCGAAACGCCGGTTTGTCCAGAAGGGTCCGCAGGGCGGCGACAACGCCGTCCTCCGTGACCCGCGCGGCGGGCAGATGCAATCCCAACCCTTTCGAAACGACATGCTGCATGTAAATGCCTTGATCAATGTTGCCGCTCAACCCCAAAAGCGGAATTCCCGCCAGCAGGGCGGGGATCGCCGTGCCGATGCCCCCGCCGCAAACAACGACGTCCACCCCGGGCACGACGTCCGGACCCGGCAACGGAAACTGAAAATGGGCCCGGCGGTGACCCCCAAAAAGGGATCGGTCCGGTGAAGCGACCAGGGCCCGCGCCCCCAAACGGTCCAAGGCGCGCAGGACTTTTTCCATCAAGGCGTCCGTCCCCGCGGGAGATAAATCGACATAGACCAACGGTCCCTCCCCGGCGGGGACGGGAGGCGAGCCGCCCGCGACGGGGGGGCGCCAGACCACGGGCCCCATGTACCGATGGTTCGCGGGGGCGCCGCGGGTCGGCACGACTTCGGGAACATCGGGGTAGAGGACCCAATCCCCCCGGGAAAGCAAACGGGATATTTCCTGCTCTTTGGGCTCGTAGCCGAATTGGGCTCCGACGCGAATGAGCCCCCGCGATGCCCGATGGGAGATGAAGGGCTGCAACAAACTCAGCACGATTTGGCGGGACAACGTCCGCAGGCGGTGCTCCACCCGTCGGTTCAGCCAAGACCAAAAATCACGGGCGTAGGGGCTCCAGTGGGCGCCGACGATATTGACGTAAGGCAGACGCGCCACCGCCGTGCTTGTGACCAAGGAAGGCCGAACCCCCCCGACCACCACATCGGGCGCGGCTTCCCGGAACACCTCGAGGTCCCAGGCGACGTAATGCTCGATGTTCGCGTCCCCGAAATAGAAATGGAACTGGGACAGGCCGCCGAAAAACTGCCGCGGCAAAATGGTGGGCAAGGGGAAGAAAGGGAACTCCAGCGGTCCCAATTGGGCGTTGTAGCGGGGGTGCCAAGCCAGCACCGGTGAAAACCGGGCCGGGTCCAGTGAGCGGGCCAGCGTCAGCATCCATCCGGGGTGGATGGGACTGACCGCTTCGGCCACAAAGAGGACGCGTGCGGGGGGCATCCTTTACTTTTACCTTGGGCGAAGGGCCCCCGCAAGGGAAATTATTGGGCGGGTGGGTTGGCGAGGTCCTTAAGGTTTTGGCCGATCTGTTCCATGTCTTTGTCGCCGCGACCGGAGAGACAAAGGACGACCGTCTGCCGAGCGCCCATCCGACGGGCCAACCGGGGAAGGAACCCCAGGGCGTGGGCGGATTCCAGGGCGGGGGCGATGCCCTCGGCTTCGCTAAGGAGGCGAAAACCCGCCAGAGCCTCCCTGTCCGTCGCGGCGACATAGGTGGCGCGACCGGAATCCTTGTAAAAGGCGTGCTCCGGCCCCACCGCGGGGTAGTCCAACCCGGCCGAAATCGAATGCGTCTCCAGAACCTGGCCGTCGGCGTCCTGCATCAAATACGTGCGCGCGCCGTGCAACACCCCGGGCGAACCCGTGCACAAGGTCGCGGAATGGCGACCGGTGGACAGCCCGTCGCCCCCGGCCTCGACCCCGAAAAACTTAACCTTCGGCAAGTTGTAAAACGGGGCGAAAAGGCCGATGGCGTTCGACCCCCCCCCCACGCAGGCCACGAGGGCGTCGGGGTCGCGGCCTTCGGCGGCCCGGTGTTGGCGCAACGCCTCGCGGCCGATCACGCTTTGAAATTCGCGCACCATCCACGGGTACGGGTGGGGCCCGACGACGGAGCCCAGGCAGTAAAACGTCGTGCGCACGTTGGTCACCCAATCGCGCATGGCCTCGTTCACCGCGTCTTTCAAAGTGCGGGACCCCGACAGAACGGGGATGACTTTGGCGCCCATGCTGCGCATGCGTAACACGTTGAGGGCCTGGCGCTTCATGTCCTCGGCGCCCATGTACACCTCGCAGTCCATCCCCAAAAGCGCACAGGCCGTTGCCGTTCCGACACCGTGCTGCCCCGCGCCGGTCTCGGCGATCACGCGCCGCTTGCCCAGTCGCTTGGCGAGCAGGGTTTGCCCCAGGGTGTTGTTGACCTTGTGGGCCCCGGTGTGGCAGAGATCCTCGCGCTTCAAATAAATCCGGGGACCGCGCAAACGGGTCGTCAGGTTTTTTGCGAGCAGCAACGGCGTGGGCCGGCCGGCGAAGCGCCGCAACAACCCATCCAATTCCGCTCGGAACGCGGGGTCCCGCCGAAAACGACGGAAGGCCGCTTCCAACTCGGCCAGGGGCGCCATCAAGGTTTCGGGGACCCACCGGCCCCCGTAGGCGCCGAAATACCCGCGGCGATCGGGAAGGTCTTTGAGCTTCATGCGTTCTTCGCCTCGTCGATAAATTTTTTCATGCGATCGAAATCCTTCCGCTTGGGGGATTTCTCCACCCCGCTGGCCACGTCCACGGCGAACGGTTGGGCCGCCTCGACCGCCTGGGCCACATTGTCCGGCGTGAGGCCGCCGGCCAGAAAGAGGGGTTTCCCGAAGGCCCGAGCCCGGACGGCCAAATCCCAGGGAAAGGTCTGCCCGGTTCCCCCCGCGACCCCCTCCACGCGCGCGTCCAACAGGAAATACCCGACGACGTCTTTGTACGCCGCCAGTTGTTCGAGGTCGGCCTCCCCGCCCACGCGGAAGGCCTTGATCAGAAGAACCTC of the Elusimicrobiota bacterium genome contains:
- the trpB gene encoding tryptophan synthase subunit beta; amino-acid sequence: MKLKDLPDRRGYFGAYGGRWVPETLMAPLAELEAAFRRFRRDPAFRAELDGLLRRFAGRPTPLLLAKNLTTRLRGPRIYLKREDLCHTGAHKVNNTLGQTLLAKRLGKRRVIAETGAGQHGVGTATACALLGMDCEVYMGAEDMKRQALNVLRMRSMGAKVIPVLSGSRTLKDAVNEAMRDWVTNVRTTFYCLGSVVGPHPYPWMVREFQSVIGREALRQHRAAEGRDPDALVACVGGGSNAIGLFAPFYNLPKVKFFGVEAGGDGLSTGRHSATLCTGSPGVLHGARTYLMQDADGQVLETHSISAGLDYPAVGPEHAFYKDSGRATYVAATDREALAGFRLLSEAEGIAPALESAHALGFLPRLARRMGARQTVVLCLSGRGDKDMEQIGQNLKDLANPPAQ
- a CDS encoding phosphoribosylanthranilate isomerase, producing MTKIKICGVTNEEDATWAVNLGAHYIGLNFCKESPRKVSPEQAAKIARKVPSFVPTVGVFVEHTVPEILKIAQKVGLTGVQLHGDQTPEDARALSEKLEVLLIKAFRVGGEADLEQLAAYKDVVGYFLLDARVEGVAGGTGQTFPWDLAVRARAFGKPLFLAGGLTPDNVAQAVEAAQPFAVDVASGVEKSPKRKDFDRMKKFIDEAKNA